Within Oceanicoccus sp. KOV_DT_Chl, the genomic segment CTGCATCAGCTGACCGAGCCGGTGATGGCACCATTCCGCAAACTACTCCCGTCAATGGGTGGTTTGGACTTGTCGCCTATCTTTGTGTTTCTAGCCATCAATATTTTCCAAATCATACTCAATAATCTAGCCGTCTATGCCCGACTACCCGCCGCCTATGTGATTGGAATATAGCTCTGAAGGACTGTTTTTACCGCTGGCAAGGCGAGCATCTACTGCTGTTTTGCCACTTACAACCGAAAGCTTGCAATGATGAATTTGCCGGCCTCCATGCCGAGCGCTTAAAAGTGCGCATCTCCGCTCCGCCTATCGACGGTAAAGCCAACAAGCACTTGCAAGCGTTTATCGCCAAACAGTTTGGTGTCGCCAAAACAGCTGTGACTATTGTCCATGGCGAGCTGGGTAGACTTAAAACGCTGCGGATAACTCAACCAAGACGAATACCAAGCGTGCTTAAAATAGAAAAACCCCTGTAATTTCAAGAATCTATTGCAGTCGCTTGCTTGAATTATTAGACTCCGATCAGTTTAAAATCAGGTTTTATCCATGTCCGTGAATACCAACAACACCGTGCCTGGCTCTGTTGGAGTTGTTACTCCCCGGATCCAACACTTTGACCAGCCAGTTACTCTGGCCTGTGGTCGCACGCTCGCGCAATATGAATTGGTATATGAAACCTATGGCACGCTCAATGCCGATGCCTCCAACGCTGTGCTGATTTGTCATGCGCTGTCCGGCCACCATCATGCCGCCGGCTTACACCATGAAGATGATAGCAAACCCGGCTGGTGGGATAGCTATATCGGCCCCGGTAAGCCAATTGATTCCTCGCAATTTTATATTGTCAGCCTCAATAATATCGGCGGTTGCCACGGCTCTACCGGCCCTCAATCGATCAACCCGGAAACCGGCAAAGCCTGGCAAAAAGACTTTCCACCTTTGCGCTGCCGTGACTGGGTAGAGACCCAGCGCGCATTAATGAATGTGTTAGGTATCAACAGCTGGGCAGCTGTTATTGGCGGTAGCTTAGGTGGCATGCAAGCCATGCGCTGGGCATTGGAATATCCGAGTGAAGTTCGTCATTGCATCGTGATTGCCTCAGCAATGAAATTAACCGCGCAAAATATCGCTTTTAATGAAGTCGCCAGACAAGCAATCTGCTCTGATCTGGATTTTCATGACGGCTATTATATGGACCACAATGTCATCCCGAGGCGCGGCTTGCGCTTGGCCCGGATGGTAGGTCACATTACCTATTTATCTGAAGATGGCATGGGTAAAAAATTCGGTCGCGAATTAAAAGCCGGCACCTTTCAACTGGGTAGCGATGAGGATGTGGAGTTTCAAGTGGAAAGTTATTTGCGTTACCAAGGCGATAGCTTTTCAGAAACTTTTGATGCCAACACCTATATTCTGATGACCAAAGCACTGGATTATTTTGATCTCGCCCGCGAGTACGATGACGATCCGGTAAAAGCATTTACCCAGGCGCAATGTTCATTTCTTGTGGTTTCCTTTACCTCAGATTGGCGCTTTTCACCGGAGCGATCACGGGAGATTGTCGACGCACTTATCGCGGCCAATAAGCCGGTTAATTACGCAGAAATTGAAGCCAGCTTCGGCCACGATGCCTTTTTAATTCCTAACCAGCGCTATGAAAACGTGTTCCGTGCTTATATGCAGCGCGTCGCGCAGGAGTGTGGCTGATGCGTTTTGACTTACAACTTATTCCCCACTGGATTCAAGCGAACACTCGCGTATTGGATTTAGGCTGTGGCGATGGCGCGTTACTGCAAAAGTTGATAGAAACCAAGCAAGTCAATGGCCTGGGTATTGAAATCGACGAAGACCAAATCACCCACTGTATTGCTAACGGTTTAAATGTGGTTGAACAGGATCTTAATAAAGGCCTGAGTAATTTTCAGGACAATAGCTTTGATGTTGTCATTATGGCGCACGCCCTGCAAACACTACACAACCCACATATCGTTATTGATGAAATGTTACGGGTCGGCAAAGAGTGTATTGTCACCTTTCCCAATTTTGCGCACTGGCGTTGTCGTTGGTACCTGAGCCAACACGGCCGTATGCCCGTGTCTAAATCAATGCCTTACTCCTGGTATGACACACCCAACATCCACTTTTTCACTGTTAAAGACTTTGAAAGCCTATGCCGGGAAAAGAATATTAATATTATTCGCAGTACGGTAGTCGGCTTCGATAGCAGTGAAAGCTTTCTTGGCGCCTTAATACCAAATTTATTTGGTGTAACCGCGGTTTACCATATTAGCCGTTAAACCATCACAGGAACTCCTATGCGTGCTTTCACAGCTTTTATTTGTCTATTACTCAGCACTTCACTGCACGCCGAAAACAGCAAGGTTTTTGGTGACTATGAAGTCTATTACAACGTATTGAACTCCACGTTCATTACTCCGGAAGTTGCCAAAGCCTACCAAATCGTTCGCGGAAAAAATCGAGCGTTGGTTAATATTGCAGTGCGCAAACAATTAGATAAAGGAATGAGTCGCGCTAAAAAATCTCTCATTAGCGGAGAGAGTTCGGACTTGATTCATACCAAAACTCTGGATTTTAAAGAAATAATCGAACAAGACGCTATCTACTATCTTGCCGAGTTAAGTTTTAATGACAAAGAACTGCGAACCTTTACTATTAAAATACAACCTGATCCCAATATTGCCCCTATACCCTAAAGTTTAATCACACCTTATATATCGACGAATAACATCATGCAAAAAGTCGTTCTAGCCAGTGGCAACCAAGGTAAGTTAAAAGAGTTTCAACAGCTCTTAAGCGGCTGTGGTTATGAAGTATTAGCGCAGTCAGATTTTAATGTCCCTGATGTTGCCGAGACGGGCCTCAGCTTTGTCGAAAATGCCATCATCAAGGCCCGCCACGCCTCACTCCATTCAGGCTTACCGGCTATCGCCGATGATTCGGGTCTTGAGGTCGATGCACTTAACGGCCAACCCGGTATCTATTCAGCGCGCTTTGCTGGCACTCCCAGTAATGACCAGCACAACAATGAAAAACTGTTAGCCGATTTAGCTGATGTGCCCGCAGCCAATCGCAGCGCTCGCTTCCAGTGCCTATTGGTTTATATGCAGCACCATCAGGACCCCACACCATTGATATGCCAGGGCAGCTGGGATGGGCGAATTCTATTTGAGGCTGCAGGATCTAATGGCTTTGGCTACGACCCCTTATTTTTTGTGCCGGAAAAAAATTGCAGTTCCGCCGAATTACCATCATCAGTAAAAAATGCTATCAGCCATCGCGGTAAAGCAATGCATTTATTACTTCAGCACTGGCAAAAATAGTGCACAGCTCTACCGCCAGCCGCCCCCAGAATAGTGCAACCTTTTATGGCGCGCACCATTTTTGATATTTCGGTGTAACTTATAAAGTTATTTTGAAATAAGTCATTGATTCTTTTACTACAAGTAAAATGCAAGTGTAAAGAAATGTTTGCATGAAAATATGGCGCCTCATTTTTTTCTCGCACCACTCTTAAACTTTTGACTAATCGATGACTAAAGATGTGCTTCTTAAGCTATATCTTTTTCTGCTTTTTTATGGCTTTTTACGCAAAATTCTGTCTTTTTTATTTTTTGGCATCAGCTTTGCAATACCCAGGGTGGACCATAAATTTACTGGTTAACTTTAAACTCCAAGGAGCATGTAATGAAAAAATTAATGTTTGCACTATCTATGGGTATTAGCACTTTTGCTAACGCAGCTGATTGTTTAGACCCAGAGTGGTTCAAGACTCAGCCAGCGATTGTTTCAGGTGCATCGGCAACTTTTAATGAAATGTATCAAGTACAAACTGAAGTAAAGGAATATGTCAAAAAAGGCACTGCCTCTCTGGACTGCCTCCACACTTCGTATCGCTACAATATCATTGTTGACCAAATGCAGAATGCCGCTAATAAATACAATCAAGAACTGAAAGCATACCGTGATCAGGCTAGTTCAAATAGTGTAGCTGTTAACTAAACAAGCATGCAAAAGACTGCAACTACTGACATTAAAATCACCAACATAGAAGCTGTAGACAGTGCCGCTAACAATAACTAAGGCACTCTATTTTTCTCCCATAAAAGATAAATAATCCTGTAATTTTAAATCCTCCATTGCTTTGCTTGCGCGAATTAACCCGGCCGCTGCAATTTTCTCTTCCTGCATAGTATTTGATGCCGCTGTTACTGCTGCAGAAATCCACACATAGGAGGCATGTAGCAAGTATTGCTGTTGTGCCACAGTATTGTCCAGATTTATGCCTTGCTTTAACAATCTGCTGGTATAACGTTCAATCAAATGCTGTTGATATTCCCTGCGCAATTCGGTAGGTAAAGAGTTAATGATAAAATACGTTACATCACGCATACCGTGCTCATATCCAATCACTTGCCAATCTAACAAACCCGCTTTGCCGTCAGCTTTGAAGTACATATTGCCAATATGGGCATCTCCGTGCACCAGTGTGCGCTCGCCCTCACCCCACTGTTGCACTAACTTTTCGTAATGTTGATTAATCAGTGTTGCTATCTGCGGGGTATTTTCAGGCAGCAATTCTTTATAGCGTTTTATAGCTATCGCTGATGACTGTTGGCGCAATAGCGTTAAAAATATATGGTTGCGTTGATACTGTTGGCGGTTGACCCATTGCCACTGACTATCAAAACGCGCATCTTGCCAGCAACTGGCATGTAAATTTGCTAGCGTATCAATGACCGATTCTGCTTGCTGCAAATCACAGCGAAAACTGATATCGGTAAACGTTGCCTGATCGGATAGATCCTCGATTAATATTAAGTAGCGGTATCGATTTCCCATTAATCCAAAGCTATTTGGCTTATCTATGGTTAAATTGGCAGCGATATCACGATAAAAGCCTATCTCATTGAGCCCCAACTGAAAAAGCGCCCCGAAGAAGCGAGTGGTAAAGTCCGGGGGATTTGTTTTGGCAAAATAGACCTTATTGAGTGCAGG encodes:
- a CDS encoding DUF167 family protein; its protein translation is MFCHLQPKACNDEFAGLHAERLKVRISAPPIDGKANKHLQAFIAKQFGVAKTAVTIVHGELGRLKTLRITQPRRIPSVLKIEKPL
- a CDS encoding homoserine O-acetyltransferase, with the protein product MSVNTNNTVPGSVGVVTPRIQHFDQPVTLACGRTLAQYELVYETYGTLNADASNAVLICHALSGHHHAAGLHHEDDSKPGWWDSYIGPGKPIDSSQFYIVSLNNIGGCHGSTGPQSINPETGKAWQKDFPPLRCRDWVETQRALMNVLGINSWAAVIGGSLGGMQAMRWALEYPSEVRHCIVIASAMKLTAQNIAFNEVARQAICSDLDFHDGYYMDHNVIPRRGLRLARMVGHITYLSEDGMGKKFGRELKAGTFQLGSDEDVEFQVESYLRYQGDSFSETFDANTYILMTKALDYFDLAREYDDDPVKAFTQAQCSFLVVSFTSDWRFSPERSREIVDALIAANKPVNYAEIEASFGHDAFLIPNQRYENVFRAYMQRVAQECG
- the metW gene encoding methionine biosynthesis protein MetW produces the protein MRFDLQLIPHWIQANTRVLDLGCGDGALLQKLIETKQVNGLGIEIDEDQITHCIANGLNVVEQDLNKGLSNFQDNSFDVVIMAHALQTLHNPHIVIDEMLRVGKECIVTFPNFAHWRCRWYLSQHGRMPVSKSMPYSWYDTPNIHFFTVKDFESLCREKNINIIRSTVVGFDSSESFLGALIPNLFGVTAVYHISR
- a CDS encoding DUF4426 domain-containing protein, translating into MRAFTAFICLLLSTSLHAENSKVFGDYEVYYNVLNSTFITPEVAKAYQIVRGKNRALVNIAVRKQLDKGMSRAKKSLISGESSDLIHTKTLDFKEIIEQDAIYYLAELSFNDKELRTFTIKIQPDPNIAPIP
- the rdgB gene encoding RdgB/HAM1 family non-canonical purine NTP pyrophosphatase, whose product is MQKVVLASGNQGKLKEFQQLLSGCGYEVLAQSDFNVPDVAETGLSFVENAIIKARHASLHSGLPAIADDSGLEVDALNGQPGIYSARFAGTPSNDQHNNEKLLADLADVPAANRSARFQCLLVYMQHHQDPTPLICQGSWDGRILFEAAGSNGFGYDPLFFVPEKNCSSAELPSSVKNAISHRGKAMHLLLQHWQK
- a CDS encoding phosphotransferase, with the protein product MSLLLPMIKLAPIAVYNCLAMVIQRPLNPKKISPRALARILNLERGELQGYQWELIHQGTTARWRLHVPALNKVYFAKTNPPDFTTRFFGALFQLGLNEIGFYRDIAANLTIDKPNSFGLMGNRYRYLILIEDLSDQATFTDISFRCDLQQAESVIDTLANLHASCWQDARFDSQWQWVNRQQYQRNHIFLTLLRQQSSAIAIKRYKELLPENTPQIATLINQHYEKLVQQWGEGERTLVHGDAHIGNMYFKADGKAGLLDWQVIGYEHGMRDVTYFIINSLPTELRREYQQHLIERYTSRLLKQGINLDNTVAQQQYLLHASYVWISAAVTAASNTMQEEKIAAAGLIRASKAMEDLKLQDYLSFMGEK